The DNA segment TGGCACAAAACGTCTTGCATTGAAACACACATGGGGCCTTTGTGCCAACCAGACTGAATGCCAAAGCAAAAGCTGTTTTACTGCACGTCTCTCACAACACAAGCTGTACTACTGCAAATACAAAACAGAGCAAAGTACACGGACCGCTTGCTCAACAACAAATACGTTTGACATTGGTGTCATTTGGATAGTCGGGTCTGCAGAGGGGACATCACCAAATTATACAGTAACTTGTTTTTATATGCCTCTATATGCAGCGTCTGTGAACGTTAAACAGGAGTTTAGAGAGCAAACTAATAAAATCACAACATCAGTCCAACAAATGGCGGAGCCGGAGCTGTCATCCCCAGCGGACTCGTCCCTGCAGTCCCAGCGTTCAGTGCCGCTCTCGTTGTCGTTCCCGTTCCTGCGAGAGGGCAGTGGCACGTGGGAGAGAGGAACTCTGCAGCCGGGAGAATTACCCAGTCCGCTGCTCACCAAACGCACACGTACATACTCCACGTAAGATGAACCCTCACGACACTAGATCTAACTCTGAACCCTACAGGCGACGGCATCTCAGAAATCTCTGTCTCTCTGCAGGACTGTACGTGCTAATGCGGGTCCCGTCTTTAAGGGTGTGTGTCAGAACTTCTGCAGGTCACAGGGTCATGGTTACATCAGACCGGCTCATGGAGGAGAGGACATCTTTGTGCACATCTCCGAGTGAGTCACAACCCTTttaactctggtgcatttttcacactcaaatttgaAAGCTCACATTCACACTTAAATGCAAAATATTTGTCTCATTTTTCAGAGAACCacccaaatgaaaataaaaagactgtaatattattcataaataatattgtatgcgTTTATAATCGTATGATAAACAGAaagacctttttttatttttttgtgctaactttgtaaacatgtatttctgttcaCACTACCTCAATTTGAAaactctcattttattccactagatggcagtaaacacaagaaaataaatgtctatcacattccatcacaatatacagatgtgaactgtaggaggcgctctaacacatttaattcctcacagatgtgctcgtccatagacattcagtctaatgttcagttcaagcaccaccatTATCGTTTTATTggatatctcggcctctgagtggactacaagcttaatcgaggtgtcattagaaagctgagtcCCCCCCCCGTTGTGATGGTGTATAATATTCGATTAATagtcaaaaaagtttttttctgatgatttgttttgcatgcattTCCTGCTTAtcggcatattttgttctggacatccaagatataacattggattattcacacaaacaagctcacagacaagtcaaCAATGGCTCATTTTCTAGAAAACTGCCTaatgtaaaagcagatataaagtatttggctatttggggctttgcagcagcagtgatcggtgcataatagacatttgtatttgttgacttacagatatcatatttcactttgtgattctttagaaaatcttttgaactgtgttaTTAGTGCAACAAAATACACTATACAATCACATTCCTGAGAgcgagagctttcatttgatatatgacatgtccatttatgtgttatgtgacttttatttttatataaatatttctaccgtttcctctagggggcgctaattctCAACGcgaatgttttgaggccttattttgtcattttaagtaacataaatgcagaagtgatgattATCATTGACAAGTTCAggttctaagctttcaaatgatgctcATACGCCTGATTTATGCATATGGAGACTTTGACCTTTTAAGTGTAAACTTTTTCGCAATATAGCGCACCCGTTTGAATGTTCCACGTTCAATACAAAGCAGCGTTTTCGGCATTAAATTCAACCCAGTAATGTTCTCCGCTGGTTATTGTTTCTATGGTGTTTCAGGATTGACGGCGAGTATGTTCCGATGGAGGGAGACGAGGTGACGTATAAGGTGTGTCCAGTCCCACCCAAGAACCTGAAGGTGCAGGCTGTGGAGGTCACCATCACCCACCTGAAACCAGGAACCAAACACGAGACCTGGACTGGACAGACCACCAGCTCCTAGGACCGCAGCAGAGAGGATTGTGGGGACATAATAAAGGGACGACTGTATAGCGAAGCATCATGGGAGGGTTTTTGAAGGTGGAAGGGAAGACGGAGAATGCAGAGAATGTGTTACATGAGTTTACAAGATGAGATCAGGGCAGACACGTGTTGTGTGAATGCTTTGGTTCTCTATGCAATCATGTAAACGCTGTTGTGTACTTGTGTAGAGTTTGTTTCTATAGGTGGAAACTATAGGAGAGAAAGAGATTATGCAGGATGGTCGCACATCCTCAAATTCATGAACTGTGAAagagtttaaagggacagtacacccaaaaaggaacattctctcatcatttactcaccctcatgccacactgactccagtggtttaatccacgtcttcagaagtcatatgatcgtgtgggtgagaaacaaccaataaatcaatatttaatgttcatttttactataaatctccaaaaGTTTAAAATGTCGAAAAACAAATAGTTTTTCCTGGTATATTTGACATGTTGGAGAACAACACCAGAGTTAATTTAATGACCTTCCATACATACTGTCTTAAAGGTATAACGTCAAACATGaatcattttttataatttatatatattttatttattttaattttttttaagttataataTCTTACTTTTGGGTATGCCATTTAAACATTATATCCTTAAAAATGAACTCCGGGTGTAAgtggttaaatattgatctgtttctcacccacacctatcatatcacttcagaagacatggattaaaccactggattacttttatgctgcctttatgtgcttttttgtgcttcaaagttctggtcaccatccacttgcattgtatgaacctacagagctgagatattcttctaaacatctcaatttgtgttctgcagaagaagggaagtcatacacatctgggatggcatgagggtgagtaaatgatgacagaacttataGTTTTGTGTGTACTGCCCCTTTAATGCAGCGATTTAGAGGCGCACACGTCGCTGTTTTCAgctctatttatttttatgcattaatTGTGGGTAATTTTATGGTAAAAGGGTGAACCTCATGAAACccgtcaaatgaatgttcagctCATATTTCACAGcaaaataataaacttaaaataaaataaagccttTTTTAGTACCATAAAAATGGTACTGTTGGGCCCTTggccctatctgctccaggagcACTGTGTCATGGCTGACCCtgaactctgaccccagcttagctggcatgtgtgaaaagaaatacatttcactgtatatatgcaaacatGTAAGTGTACTGtgaccaaaataaaataaagggtcTTGTGAGATTTGCGCAATAAGTTATTTATGCTGGAACTGAAGCATCACGGACGAACGCTGATTTACCCCCCCAGAACTTCTGGAGTGTTTCAGGGTAAAAGCAGCATTTTATAATCCAGCTGATGAACCGCAGGAGGAGCTAAACTCTCATTTCTATTGTATGTATGTGATGGACATGATGTATTATTCGATTGGTCATGTGACCTGTtgcatgtgtgtgcgagtgttttCAGTCATCATGTTTGTTTAGTAAATGTGTTTTTAGTTCCTCTTTCAGTTCACGGGTCAAAGTCATTTTCATGGACATTTTAACGACTAATAAAGATGTTTTGATTCACACTTGCACGTCTGTGGCTGAAAAACTGCTGCTATTATCCATGAAGTGTGCGTAATGTGactctaatcagccaatcctgtggcagcagtgcaatcatgcagatacgggtcaggagctaatgttcacatcaaccatcagaatggggaaaccgTGATCTCAGTGGAGTgtgggatgattgttggtgtcagacgggctggtttgagtatttctggacacacaacggtctctagaatGGTGAATGGGTCAGTTTTATCTGGGTTTGGTGATGAAACAAACATTAGACCCCACCACAGTTTACtacaaatatgaatgaataaCAAACTCTTGCATTGTTTATATTGTTTCCACTGTCAGGAGTGTAAAAATGTTTGATTCTTTATTAAAGTGTAACAGAAACAATATCCTTTAATTGATGAAGAAgccataaaaaatgtgttttgtttgctTGCTCATCAAAACAAACCGTGAACGTGCAGGAAAACGAAATGCGAGTGGACTGACTCCTGCACTTAATGTCATTCTCACAATGATGTCACAGTTAAAGTGCATTTATGCCATCAGACATTGAACATTCCCATCACAAACTCTCGGATCAGTTCATCACGGCTTCAGAGGTCCAGTGGAGTGTCACAGAGGAATATTTCtggaatgattgacaggtgaaaatcACATCCAAACACACTTTTACAGATGTGACACGACAGAGTGATGAGCGATGAAATCTCTCGTCCTAACCAGCAGCGATCGCTTAAATCGCCACTTCTCgctgaaaacaaaacaattacgGTCACTTTTTTGGCTGCAAATCGCACTGAGCGCATTTAAAGTGTGTTCACCGACGATCGTAAATGATGCTTTTTTAATATATAGTAAGTTGGCACATGTACACGTCATTAAATTGTGTTTTGTCGCCACACAGCACCTTATCACAATAAAAGACATTTACCGAATTTAACATTATTATGGTTTCATTTACTTTCTGAAGATGGGTCGGAATTCACGAAATTCACACTAcataggtcctcatggtggtgcagttactcgcctcaatccgggtggtggaggacaagtatcagttgtgtccgcttctgagaccgtcaatccacgcatctgatcacgtgactcgttgtgcacgacaccgcggagactcacagcatgtggaggctcatgctactctccacgatccacacacaactcaccacacgccccattgagagaaccactaatcaccaccacgaggaggttaccccatgtgactctagcctccctagcaaccgggacaatttggttgcttaggagaactggctggagtcactcagcacgccctggattcgacctcgagactccaggtgtgatagtcaacgCCAATGCTTGCTGACATACcaagaccctccctagcaaccaggccaatttggttgctaaggagacctggctggagtcactcagcacgccctggattcgaactcgcgctGAAAGTTGTGATAGTCACTAATTATGTGTAATAAGCCGACAACACGTGGTCATGTAAACGCGTTAAACAGCGTTCCTTTGTCGGTGTAAGATCATAACTGCCGTTTTTTGCCCATTACGCCGATTACACGTGGCATGTAAACATGTTTACAAACGTTCTTAACGGCTTATCCAATGTCCGAACGTGCGGTGTGCACGTCTCTACGTGGTTTGACGTCAAAACCAGAGAATAACGGTTATTTCAAGTCTTGTGTTAATGCGGTATTCTTGCTTCGACACATTCTTTAAAGAAGCGGATTTTGGGCGTATTATCTGTACATGTAAACGGCTCAATAACAGCACTACAGTATATTAATGCATTGATGTGTAAAGTtacctttaaaggtgctgtatttagaaaaatgcatTACTTTAAAAAGGCATTATAACGTAATGttttaaggcccaggtatacttcgtTTGAGCATGTCGCCCCTGGCCGAGCGCGGTGTCTTTGCGAGTATACTCTTCTGATTGCGAGCGAATACGAATGtccactacaactgctttgtgatgctCTTTCAGTACAATCAAAAGCAGGCGAAAGCATCAGCGGCAAACCGCCGCGTCAAGAAAATAGTAGTTTGAGGTCAAGCCGCTCGGCTGTGCTGATGACGCATTTTGCATCTCACACATCCTGCGCGCAGAGCGATCCGCTACGTGCACACCCGAAGTACATTTTGGTCTTTAGGTTCATGCATAAAAattgaaaaaacaacaataaaaccatTAGAAAAGTCATTAGAAAACACCGCTTCCATTGCACAAGGGATTATTATAACGCAATAAACGCACTGATGCACGCTTAATTAATGCATATAAACACTATATTCAACGTATGATTTGGAACGCACAAATGGCTTGTGCAATGTTTGCTGGTTGGGACTAAACCTCGATTCAAAAAGAAAGCTATGAAAGATTTATAGCTCGTCGATTTATCGTGTCACCTCTATTTATTAACACTTGTTAAATCACATTCTCTCGTCTCTTTCAGCCATGGATCAGACCGTTGATGAGGGCGCATCATCAGTTATATTTACATACAGTCCTTTTAAACTGATCATCAGTAGTGGTCTCGGGGTCTGTCGTCAGCGGACTGCAGTTCCCCCCGCGGCCAGTAGAGGTCTCAGTGTACGCGCGCATGGAAGTGGGCGTCGTCATGCCTCATTGGGCGGAGCACTGAAGAACATTTCTCTGCAGAGTCGTGCCGTGTCGTCAGGAGAACAAACGGTGAAGCCGATCGTTCGAGCGTCCTCAAATATCTCGTAATCATTTCCACCCTGATCACAGACAAACAGGAAACGATCGTTACAATGAATTCAAACAGAACAGCACATCCATACAAACACACTCGTTGATTTCCTCACCAGCGAGGTTTCATTGCCGAAGAAGTAGATGGCATCCAAACCTTCCTGCTCCAGGACGTCCAGACAGAGACGTTTGTCCCAACCCTCCGGGAACACGTCAAAACTGATCAACCCTCCTGAGGAGACAGAAAACCCTTTTTAATGAGGACACATTACCGAGCGCACCTTTAAGAAAAAAGCTTCTTTTTTTCTCATCAAGAAGCAAATTAAAATCTGGCTTtggcaaataaattaaatactttataaatgccAGTTGCCTTACATGATCTGCTGCACAATACATCAGTTTTATTCTcaagtgtgacacacacacacacacacacacacacacacacacacacacacacacaagcaatttGTCTGACCCTAATATAgaagaaattattattttggaAATGGGTCTAAACTACTGGTGTatctgtaaataaaaataatgcaaaatacagtttcatgtAAAGAACTCAACGGTGAAATCTCATTACACCAGTTCAACCAGTTTACAAGCCCTGCGGCTTTACCCACAATAATaaacactctgtgtgtgtgtgtgtgtgtgtgtgtatgtaagtgcgtgtgtgtgtgtgagtgcgtgtgtgtgagtgcgtgtgtgagtgcgcgcgcgtgtgtgtgtgtgtgtgtgtgtgtgcgtgcatgtgtgtgtgtgtgcgcgcgagtgtgtttgtatgtgtgttactGAAGTAGAAACACTGATATAAGAGATACAGAAGAGATAATGATTAATCATGTGTGATATACAGATATTATATTTGTGTTATTGTGTATAttctgatcagtgtgtgtgtgtgtgtgtgtgcgcgagtgtgcgcgagtgtgtgtgtgtgtgtgtgttttagggtcTGTCCTCAGACGTGAGCAATGTGACTGTTTGTCTTATGAAAGATAGACAAACTCTAAAGAACAAAACAACTGTTAAATATTAATTTCCCATCCCAGCAAACACACATATTTGCTTATCTATCTAACCAAGGACATGTCATAAACTTCTgctttatatattataatgatcAATATAATTACTACAGACCAGCCTAAACCAACCCCTAAAGGAACACTTCATGCATCTTCAGAAGTTTACTTCATGCATCACAGTTGAGTAAATCCACACAAACTCATTAGTCTTCTCAAACAGCCAATCAAAATGCTTGATTACCTCACACACTCCCTGGTCCCTCCCCCTCACACCCTGACTGTTTAACTTTGTCACACTTTGGGACAAAATTGCTGAAAATCTGTGAGCTAAATAGGATAAACCTCACTTTTGGGAGCGTTACACAAAAGTCCATTACATGTCCTCATTTACACAgccaagtgtgtgtatgtgtgtaaacacacacacttgttttctCTGTCAGGTCAGTGATGTGTCATCACATGGGTTAATCCTGAAGTGCTCAATGATCAACTTTAAcacagatactgtgtgtgtgtgtgtgtgtgtgtgtgtgtgtgtgtgtgtgtgtgtgtgtctcctgcACAGGTACAGAGTGTGTTTACAGAGATAAACAGTGTGTTTACAGATTGCTTGTTTTGATGTGTGATCAAACATTCATCTCATCTCTGAGAACGAGAGCTGTGCagtgtgatgtcacttcctgctCACCTCTGGTGAAGCGCAGTCCTTTTCCTGCAAACTCCTTCTGTAGAGCTGCAACAAACTTCTCGCGTATCTTCTCTCTCTGTGCGGGAGGAGAGAGTTCAGATTAACGATtattaacgataacttataaccATTAATGACAGACCTGCCGTGAGCATCTCATATACACTGTACTTCTGTTGAAGCCGTTAAGGCCCTGATATCCTTCTGGAGAAGATCTTTCTTTCAGGGGATAAAATACGTTCTAAACAGCTTTTTCTCCCAATtatggaatgtccaattcccaatgcgctccaagtcatcgtggtggtgtagtgactcaatccgggtggcggaggacgaatctcagttgcctccgcgtctgagaccgtcaatccacacatcttatcacgtgacttgttgagcatgttaccgtggagatgtagcgcatgtggaggcttcacgctattctctgcggcatccacgctcaactcaccacacgccccaccgagagcgagaaccacattatagtgaccacgaggaggttaccccatgtaactctaccctccctagcacctGTAATTAGGGGGGCCAGAGCGAGGTACAAAGGTACAAGCAGAGGGGGTTCTAGTCAAGCCCCGCCCCCTGGCCCCGCCCCTGCTTGTACCTTTctcttttgtgttattttcaaacatgtttttgcttcacatCAGAGTTTATAAtgctgtgattcacctcggagcagTTTGGTTCATGGCTAACAA comes from the Xyrauchen texanus isolate HMW12.3.18 chromosome 12, RBS_HiC_50CHRs, whole genome shotgun sequence genome and includes:
- the LOC127652460 gene encoding cold shock domain-containing protein C2-like → MPLYAASVNVKQEFREQTNKITTSVQQMAEPELSSPADSSLQSQRSVPLSLSFPFLREGSGTWERGTLQPGELPSPLLTKRTRTYSTTVRANAGPVFKGVCQNFCRSQGHGYIRPAHGGEDIFVHISEIDGEYVPMEGDEVTYKVCPVPPKNLKVQAVEVTITHLKPGTKHETWTGQTTSS